From Nitrospira sp.:
AACCGTATTGTCCCGGAACTCATCAAGCATGGGAAGCTCATTCGTCCTGGCTTGGGTGTCTCACTGGTTCCCGATGCCATGGCGAAACGGTGGGGAATTAAAGGGTTGATCATCGGGAAGGTGACCAAGGGTGGGCCGGCTGATCGCGCGGGTCTAAAGGGTGCGCGCGAAACCACGGCCGGCCGGATTCAGCTCGGCGACATCATCCTGTCGGTCGCCCGGAAACCGATGAACACCGTCGACGATCTGATGGACGTGATGGAGGAACACAAGGTCGGTGATCATGTGATGGTGGAGATCCTCCGGGGAAGCGGCAGGAAAAAGTGGCGGTCACTCTTCAGGCCGTCAATTAGCACAACGGCAATTCAGAACAGGCGTATGGTAGGATCATCGGGACTAGCTGCTTCACGGAGGATTCATGAGTGATCACAGAGTTTCCGATCATGGTGAGCCTACCCATCAGGGCAATGCCGCTTCGCCAAACAGAGGGACCGATCCGCTTGAATTGATCGAGCAATGTTTGGCGTCCTTCCCAGAGAGTGATCCTCGTCAAAAGCTACTGTATACGTTGCGTCACGCGGTGTTGCTCTCCCCAGGCCGCCTCTCAGCAACGCGAACTTGAATTCAAAAAGGTCAGTGATGTAGTAGCCAAGCTCACGGCGCCGGCGAATCGTATCGGTACCTTGCTCGATCTCCCGGGCGAAGGGCTCGCCCGTATCGTGGTCGGTGGGGCCGAGTACTATGCCAATGTGGACCCTCGTGTTCCTGAACCAGATCTCAAGGTTGGAACACAGATTCTGGTGAACGAAGCCTACGCGGTGATTAGGACATTGGGCTACGACCGAAACGGGCCCATCTTGAAACTGGCCGAGGCGATGCACGACGGGCGATTACGGTTTGAACAGGACATGGGCCGACAATCATTGGTCTTGCAGCGATCGACTGATTTGATCGGAGTGGAGCTTAAGGCGGGGGACGAAATTCGAATCGATCCAAGCCATCGTGTGGCCATCGAAAAACTGGGAGATCGTAAAGCCAGCCGACACGCGCTCGATGAGACGCCGACAGTAACCTGGGAGCAGATCGGTGGACAGAGCGAAGCGATCGCCGCCATCAGAAAGGCGATCGAATACCCGCTGCTGCATGCGCAGACTTTTGAACGGTTCAAGTTTTCACAACCAAAGGGCTTTTTACTCTACGGTCCACCAGGGTGTGGGAAGACGCTTATTGGTCAAGCGGCGGCGGGAAGTCTTTCCAAGTTGGTAAGCGAATCTGATCAGATAGGATCTTCGAGTGCCGACAATCGACCGCCGGTAACGAGTGGAACGTTTCTTCATGTGAAGGGGCCTGAAATCCTCAACATGTGGCTCGGCGAATCGGAACGGATCGTTCGCGATCTCTTTGATCAGGCTCGCGCGAGGCGCAAGAACGGCGCCCTGCCGTTCATTTTTATCGATGAGGCCGAGTCGATTCTGGGAACCCGACGCGCGATGCGATCCTTCAATATTTCCAATACGCTTGTTCCGATGTTTTGCAGCGAGATGGACGGGATTGAGTCGTTGCGAGATGTCGTGATTATTCTGGCCTCCAACCGACCAGACTTGATCGATCCGGCGGTATTGCGTCCCGGTCGTATCGACCGCAAGATTAAAGTGAGTCGGCCGAACAATGACGCGGCGGCCCAGATTCTCAAAGTGTACTTGACTGAGGACCTACCGCTGGACACAGGGTTGGTCAAAGAACGAGGTGGCGAGCACGCCCGAGCGGTGGCGTCGCTCGTCGAAGAGGTTATCGAGTCCATCTTCCAGCGAACGGTGGATAATCGGCTTCTCTCGATCAGGATGAGAAGCGGTCAAACCAAGGTTCTCTACCGCGGCGATCTCGTGAGTGGCGCCATCTTGGCGTCGATCGTTCAACGTGCCAAAGAAAAGGCGATCGACCGCACGATTCAGTCCGGCCAACCGGCAGGATTATTGGCCAGTGACGTGCTCGATAGTGTCTCTGAGGAGTTCAGAGAGGGCGACATGTTACCACCTGACGATGCGGCAGAAGAGTGGCTCAAGCTTCTGGATCATCACCCTGAACAGGTGGTCGGAGTTTCTTCGTTCCGGCGTGGTCGCCAAACGGAAGAGCGAATCCTCAATCAAATTATTTGATGATGTGACGTGTAAACGGTGACACGCTGCTTGACCTGGTACTGCAGACGAGAGTGATCAACGGTTCACGGTTCCTTTTGTACCTGTAAGAAACCATGCGCCTTTTTGGCATCGAAACTGAGTACGGGATCACGAGGGATGACGTAGCGGAAGTCGATCCGGTCGTCGAATCCATGGAATTGGTGCGGGCTCATCTGGAAGCCTCATTTAAGCGACGTTGGGATTACGCCGGCGAAGATCCGCATGAAGATGCCCGTGGGTTTCGTGTCTCGGGCTTGCAACAGGATCGAGAGGAAGATGAGTTTGCAACACGTGATGCTCATCGTCCGTTTTCCTTCCATGACATGAAGAGTGACCTCGTGTTGCCCAATGGGGCCCGGTTTTACAATGACCACACCCATCCAGAATATTCCACACCCGAGTGTCGGACACTCAAAGACCTGGTGGCTCAGGATCGCGCGGGCGAACGCGTCCTCCTACGTGCCGCCCAGCGGCGCAATAAGGTCCTGGGTGGAGATCATGTCCGACTCTACAAGAACAACACGGATTTCCACGGACACAGTTATGGTTGTCACGACAACTATCTCGTCGCACGGTCTATTCCCTTTCCCAATCTCGTCGCCGGGCTGGTGCCGTTCCTGGTGAGCCGTCAGGTTATCGCCGGTGCGGGGAAGGTCGGGACTGAAGCACAGGAGTCGGGATATGTTCCAGGACGGTATCAACTCTCTCAACGTGCCGACTTTATGGAGGCGGAGTTAGGCGTCGATACCATGCACAATCGGCCGATTCTCAATACGAGAGATGAGCCCCATGCGGATCGTGAGAAATATCGCCGCCTCCATCTCATCATCGGTGATGCGAACATGTGTGAGTATGCGACGGCGCTCAAGGTTGGGACGACACAGCTGGTTCTGGATCTCATCGAACGTGGTGCGGCACCGGTGTGTGAACTCGATCACCCTGTGACCGCGGTGAAACAGTTGTCGCGCGATCCTGACCTCAAGACGGTCGTCACGCTTAGAGATGGCCGGAAACTCTCGGCATTGGATATTCAGGAATTGTTTTGCGAATCCGCGAGCCGGATATTTTCAGGTACCGACGAAGAGATTGATTGGTTGTTGAGAGAATGGTCCGAGGCCTTGAGCCTGTTGTCGCAAGACCGCTCACGGTTGGTCGGCAAATTGGATTGGGTGACCAAACAGTGGTTACTCGAGAGCTTTATGCGGGAAGAGCAGATTGGTTGGGATGATCCTTGGTTGGCCAGCTTAGACTTGGAGTATCATAATGTACATCCCGAACAAGGTCTTTACCTGGGATTGGAAGCCGAAGGAAAAGCATGGCGGATGACCACCGACGAAGCGATCGAAGAGGCTATGTGGAACGGTCCAACAGATACCCGTGGCGGATTGAGGGGGCTTTGTGTTCAGCGGTTTCCTGATCAGATCAAGTCGATGCAGTGGGAGCGCATTCAGTTTACCGGCGGAATACGTTCTCGTAGTTTGGACATGGGAGATCTCTTCGATCCGAAAGAAGTTCGAGAATGTGCACATATCTTTCAAGTGGCCAGCTCGCCGAGTGACGCGTTGGCGGCGTGGAGTCACAGAAAGGATAGGGCGATATGAACCAGAGTACGATGCCGGAACGCCGTGAAGGACCGGTCGATCCCATGCCTCAATCACCTCGTCCTGAAGAGGGAGGTGGGCCACGACGCCAGGAGACTGGGTCGCCGGAGAAGGAGAATCTCATGAAGCGGATGCGCAAAGTCGATCCGAAACAAGCGGAGCGGTACCGGCAACGGACAGGGGAATAAGCTGAAGCGTAAAAAGTGATGGGTAGAACGTTGGTGAGGAATGCGGCTATTCGGCAAGCCATAAACCTTATACTTTTCACGTGTCACCTTTCACGGGGTAACAATGGGCATGCAGGGCGATTTCTATCAAGTGTTGAAGGAACAAGGATATGTGTTGGGAGTGTCGGGGGAGGCCGGAGCACATCAGCACCTGACAACCGCGACCACGATCCTCGCGTTCAAGTACCTTGACGGTGTTTTGGTCGCAGGAGATCGTCGTGCGACAGCCGGCAATTTGGTGATGTACGACCGTACCGACAAGGTGTTGGAGATCGACCGCCACAGCGTCATGGCGATCGCCGGAGTACCGGCTACGGCGTATGAAATGGCGCGCATCCTCGAACATTCTTTCAAGTACTACCGGCGAACGCAACTACAGGAACTCAGTTTTGAGGGAAAGCTGCGAGCGCTCTCCAAGCTGCTGAAGGAAAATATTCCTGCAGCCTTAGCCGGCACCGGGGCCGTCGTACCGATTTTTGCCGGCTACGATTCCGAACACGATGCCGCCAAGATCTATTTCTATGACATCCTCGGTGCGGAATTTGAAGGAGTCGAATACGCGGTATCCGGATCCGGCTCACCGACCATTCGCGGCATCCTTCATTATGTGAATACATGGGGAGAACAGCCACTGAGTGAGATGCCTGAGGAACAGGCGACTGTGCAGGCATTGCGGCTGTTGACCAGTGCTGCGGAATTCGACAGTGCAACAGGCGGGGTTAATCGCGATGCCAATCTTTATCCGGTCGTCAAGTTCATCACGACAGCCGGCGTGAGGACGATACCGGATTCTCAGCTCCGGTCGCTGTTCGAATTGAATGTTTGTCGAGGTCTGTAAGGATCATTCCAGATGTATGAAGAACCGTATCGATGGATCGAAGCGATAGGAAATCGTCGACAGTATCTCGATGGTCAGTTTCGACAAGGGAGTCCGGTCATCGGAATCGGGTGGGACGCGGGCATTTTGCTCATGACCACAAGCAAGGGAACGCCCAAGTTGTACGAAATCTACGACCGTCTTGCCTTGGGTGGGATGGGGCATCCGGCTGATCTTGAGAAGCTGCGCTTCCATCTCTTGGAAATGGCGCACGTGGAAGGATTCAATCGCTCGCCGTCTGATGTGACAGGGGGCCGCATAGTGAAATATGGCATTGCACCGGTGATTAAGCAGGCGTTTGAAGAGGTGTTCAAAGCCCCTTTCATCGTGAAGATCTTGTTAGCTGAGCTCGGCCAGAAAGTCGAGAAAGATCGTTTTTTAACGGTCAACTTTGACGGGACCTTCGAAGAGAAGAGTCAGTACGCGGTGCTGGCGGCTTCACCAGCGATCGAGCAGGAGATGGCGGCGTATTTGCGGCAACAGTCCGTCGTCTCTTTGGAACAAGCCGTCAATGTGGCGGTGTGCTCCTGGGCTGTCGGGGATCGAGCGCAACGTCAGACACTCGAAGAATCCAGAGATCAGCTTAAAGGTCAGGATGCCCCAGCTCGGCTTGCAAGCGATTCTGACCTGCTGTATGAGCATATACGTCAATGCATGCATGGCATGACGATCGAATGCGCCCTGCTTGATCGTCATGTGCCAGTCTCCTCGAAATATCGTGCACTTGCGCCTGATGAGCTGGAGCGGTTGTTACCCAACGATCTCGGTCATCCAACCACGTAGTCTGATGTTGAATCGTATTTTCGGCCTTGAAACCGAATATGGCCTAGTGATTCACGAAGATCGGCCCGACCATTCGCCGACCTGGTTTGCCCACAAGATACGCGATCATCTGTTCCATATTCAGCGGCGGGGCGTGCTTGATCTCCATCACAGAGGGCATGATGAACCTCCTGGGAATGGAGGCTTTCTCGCGAATGCCGGTAGAATGTATCTTGATATGGGACATTTGGAGTATGCCTCGCCCGAATGTCATTCGCTCACCGACCTTGTTGCCTCAGACCGTGCTGGGGATCGTTTGTTGCAGCAAGCAATCGAGGATCTTGGCTTTTCCGATCATGTGTCGCTGATCAAAAACAATATTGATCACGAAACAGATGCGACGTTCGGTTCGCATGAGAATTACCTTGTGTCCCGTCGGTTTCCGTTCTCACGGAGAGGCATGGCTCCACTGGTGGCCCATCTTGTGACTCGACAGATTTTCACCGGCTCGGGGCGTGTCGGTTCCGCTGCCCCGCAGGATGCTTGGATTCAGGTGGATCGGTTAATCATTCCGAGGGCTGCCCTGAGCGCCGGCGCGGTGACAAATCTGCCCTTTCAAATCTCTCAACGGGCTGATTTCATCGTGAACGATTTTTTCGAATGGGTACAGCACAATCGGGCGATTGTGAATACGAGAGATGAGCCGTTGGCCGATCCCAATCAGTACCGGCGCATTCATCTGCTGCTGGGTGATTCAAACATGACGGAATATGCGACCGCGTTGAAGTTAGGAACGAGCGGACTGGTCCTGCAACTGATTGAGGAGGGACATGCACCTCAAGAATTGGAAATCGATGAACCGGTCGAAGCGCTCCAGGAGATTTCGCAGGACCAAAAGCGACAGTGGTTGGTTCAACTCCGTTCACGGAAGACGATGTCGGCTTTGGACATTCAAGAACAGCTTCTTGATGCGGCGACGCAGTATTGTAAAGGGCAGGACGAAGAAACAGATTGGGTCCTGACTCAATGGGAAGCGGTGCTTCGAGATCTCCGGGGGGATTATCAGAAGCTCGTAGGGCGTGTGGATTGGGCCTCCAAGCTGTGGCTGTTGGAATGCTTTCGAGAGGCCGAAGGTCTTGACTGGCACGATCCACTGGTGAAGAGTTTGGACCTGGAGTACCATAACCTCAATCCAACAAAAGGACTGTTCTATGGGCTTCTGGAAGAGGGGCGTGTCCCGCGAGTGACAACGGATACATTGATTGGACTCGCCATGGACCAGGCACCTAAGAACACGAGGGCCTATGGGCGGAGTGAACTCGTCAAGCAGCTGCTCGGTTCCTTGTCTGGGAGCGATTCCGAGCCGTTGGCCGATTCAGAACGACTGTTTCCTCCCTATGTCATCAATTGGTCGATTTTCCAGGTGCGCGGTCGGGCGCCGTTTCCCATGCCAGATCCATTCAAAACCTATATTGAAGACGTTCGCACCCACCTTCAGAATGTGATCGCCTAGAACACCAAAATTCAGAAGAGCAGGGTTCTTTCCCGATAATGCAGAGCAGGATGGGTCTCCCCGGGGTTACCGTCCACGGCAACTTCGTTAAACTCCTCTCCCCAAAAAATCTACGATCCGGTTCTCAGCCCAGTAGGAGTCCTCTCCGTTTCGGCTACGATGGAAAAAGCCACAGTGCCCTCCGTAGCGAGGGGCCACCAGGACGATTTGTGGATTGCGTTGGATTTTCGTATCCGTGAAC
This genomic window contains:
- a CDS encoding AAA family ATPase, which encodes MILVKSYCIRCVTRCCSPQAASQQRELEFKKVSDVVAKLTAPANRIGTLLDLPGEGLARIVVGGAEYYANVDPRVPEPDLKVGTQILVNEAYAVIRTLGYDRNGPILKLAEAMHDGRLRFEQDMGRQSLVLQRSTDLIGVELKAGDEIRIDPSHRVAIEKLGDRKASRHALDETPTVTWEQIGGQSEAIAAIRKAIEYPLLHAQTFERFKFSQPKGFLLYGPPGCGKTLIGQAAAGSLSKLVSESDQIGSSSADNRPPVTSGTFLHVKGPEILNMWLGESERIVRDLFDQARARRKNGALPFIFIDEAESILGTRRAMRSFNISNTLVPMFCSEMDGIESLRDVVIILASNRPDLIDPAVLRPGRIDRKIKVSRPNNDAAAQILKVYLTEDLPLDTGLVKERGGEHARAVASLVEEVIESIFQRTVDNRLLSIRMRSGQTKVLYRGDLVSGAILASIVQRAKEKAIDRTIQSGQPAGLLASDVLDSVSEEFREGDMLPPDDAAEEWLKLLDHHPEQVVGVSSFRRGRQTEERILNQII
- a CDS encoding proteasome accessory factor PafA2 family protein, encoding MRLFGIETEYGITRDDVAEVDPVVESMELVRAHLEASFKRRWDYAGEDPHEDARGFRVSGLQQDREEDEFATRDAHRPFSFHDMKSDLVLPNGARFYNDHTHPEYSTPECRTLKDLVAQDRAGERVLLRAAQRRNKVLGGDHVRLYKNNTDFHGHSYGCHDNYLVARSIPFPNLVAGLVPFLVSRQVIAGAGKVGTEAQESGYVPGRYQLSQRADFMEAELGVDTMHNRPILNTRDEPHADREKYRRLHLIIGDANMCEYATALKVGTTQLVLDLIERGAAPVCELDHPVTAVKQLSRDPDLKTVVTLRDGRKLSALDIQELFCESASRIFSGTDEEIDWLLREWSEALSLLSQDRSRLVGKLDWVTKQWLLESFMREEQIGWDDPWLASLDLEYHNVHPEQGLYLGLEAEGKAWRMTTDEAIEEAMWNGPTDTRGGLRGLCVQRFPDQIKSMQWERIQFTGGIRSRSLDMGDLFDPKEVRECAHIFQVASSPSDALAAWSHRKDRAI
- a CDS encoding ubiquitin-like protein UBact → MNQSTMPERREGPVDPMPQSPRPEEGGGPRRQETGSPEKENLMKRMRKVDPKQAERYRQRTGE
- a CDS encoding proteasome subunit alpha, translating into MGMQGDFYQVLKEQGYVLGVSGEAGAHQHLTTATTILAFKYLDGVLVAGDRRATAGNLVMYDRTDKVLEIDRHSVMAIAGVPATAYEMARILEHSFKYYRRTQLQELSFEGKLRALSKLLKENIPAALAGTGAVVPIFAGYDSEHDAAKIYFYDILGAEFEGVEYAVSGSGSPTIRGILHYVNTWGEQPLSEMPEEQATVQALRLLTSAAEFDSATGGVNRDANLYPVVKFITTAGVRTIPDSQLRSLFELNVCRGL
- a CDS encoding proteasome subunit alpha yields the protein MYEEPYRWIEAIGNRRQYLDGQFRQGSPVIGIGWDAGILLMTTSKGTPKLYEIYDRLALGGMGHPADLEKLRFHLLEMAHVEGFNRSPSDVTGGRIVKYGIAPVIKQAFEEVFKAPFIVKILLAELGQKVEKDRFLTVNFDGTFEEKSQYAVLAASPAIEQEMAAYLRQQSVVSLEQAVNVAVCSWAVGDRAQRQTLEESRDQLKGQDAPARLASDSDLLYEHIRQCMHGMTIECALLDRHVPVSSKYRALAPDELERLLPNDLGHPTT
- a CDS encoding proteasome accessory factor PafA2 family protein translates to MLNRIFGLETEYGLVIHEDRPDHSPTWFAHKIRDHLFHIQRRGVLDLHHRGHDEPPGNGGFLANAGRMYLDMGHLEYASPECHSLTDLVASDRAGDRLLQQAIEDLGFSDHVSLIKNNIDHETDATFGSHENYLVSRRFPFSRRGMAPLVAHLVTRQIFTGSGRVGSAAPQDAWIQVDRLIIPRAALSAGAVTNLPFQISQRADFIVNDFFEWVQHNRAIVNTRDEPLADPNQYRRIHLLLGDSNMTEYATALKLGTSGLVLQLIEEGHAPQELEIDEPVEALQEISQDQKRQWLVQLRSRKTMSALDIQEQLLDAATQYCKGQDEETDWVLTQWEAVLRDLRGDYQKLVGRVDWASKLWLLECFREAEGLDWHDPLVKSLDLEYHNLNPTKGLFYGLLEEGRVPRVTTDTLIGLAMDQAPKNTRAYGRSELVKQLLGSLSGSDSEPLADSERLFPPYVINWSIFQVRGRAPFPMPDPFKTYIEDVRTHLQNVIA